Proteins from a single region of Mucilaginibacter daejeonensis:
- a CDS encoding NADH-quinone oxidoreductase subunit A, with translation MNEVSQISEFGKIFIFLITGFVLIGMTLFLNRLIAPRKPNPEKLTSYECGEEPTGSAWLPFNPRFYVIALIFLLFDVEMVFIFPWSTVYANADLIAADQRWGVFTFIEMLAFVGILILGLVYVWRKGDLEWIKPHQMIPRTNIPIPLTVYDKINQEQQAFKVKAFTSDTDPLPIKENTEKPAATASPIKRPMFKPTFKKLVDESGNE, from the coding sequence ATGAATGAAGTGTCGCAAATATCGGAATTTGGAAAGATCTTTATCTTCCTGATCACGGGCTTTGTTCTGATCGGTATGACGTTGTTCCTCAATAGGTTGATCGCACCACGTAAACCCAACCCTGAAAAGTTGACCTCTTACGAATGCGGTGAAGAGCCTACAGGAAGCGCGTGGTTACCCTTCAATCCCCGGTTCTATGTCATCGCGCTCATCTTCTTGCTGTTCGATGTAGAGATGGTATTTATTTTTCCTTGGTCTACCGTTTACGCCAATGCCGACCTTATCGCGGCAGACCAGCGCTGGGGCGTATTCACTTTTATTGAGATGCTGGCCTTTGTGGGCATACTGATATTAGGACTGGTTTACGTTTGGCGCAAAGGCGATCTGGAATGGATAAAACCGCACCAGATGATACCACGAACCAATATTCCTATCCCTTTAACGGTCTATGATAAAATAAATCAGGAGCAACAAGCGTTCAAGGTTAAAGCATTTACATCAGACACTGATCCGTTGCCCATAAAGGAAAACACTGAAAAGCCTGCTGCTACAGCAAGCCCCATAAAGCGCCCGATGTTCAAACCCACTTTTAAAAAGCTAGTAGATGAGTCCGGAAATGAGTGA
- a CDS encoding NADH-quinone oxidoreductase subunit B, whose translation MSPEMSEEGGVIVTKLNDLLNWARLSSVWPMSFGIACCAIEMMGMYASTYDVDRFGVFPRPSARQSDVIIIAGTVTFKMAERIKRLYEQMPEPRYVISMGSCSNCGGPYWQHGYHVVKGVDRVIPVDVYVQGCPPRPEALIGAILELQKKIETEQLITI comes from the coding sequence ATGAGTCCGGAAATGAGTGAAGAAGGTGGCGTGATCGTGACCAAACTTAATGATCTGCTTAACTGGGCCCGCCTGTCATCAGTATGGCCTATGAGCTTTGGCATCGCCTGCTGCGCTATCGAGATGATGGGGATGTATGCATCCACTTATGATGTGGACCGATTTGGGGTGTTCCCAAGACCATCGGCCCGACAGTCAGATGTGATCATTATCGCGGGTACCGTTACCTTTAAAATGGCCGAACGGATCAAACGCCTTTATGAACAAATGCCTGAGCCCCGTTACGTGATATCCATGGGTTCATGTTCTAACTGTGGCGGCCCGTACTGGCAACACGGTTATCACGTGGTAAAGGGTGTTGACCGCGTGATACCGGTGGACGTGTACGTGCAAGGTTGTCCGCCTCGTCCTGAAGCATTGATAGGCGCTATCTTAGAATTACAAAAGAAGATAGAGACCGAGCAGCTCATTACTATTTGA
- a CDS encoding DUF4932 domain-containing protein: MNIRYKAFALGTAFLGAVTMMSVGCRSYSDVAAHYSNKHIKENNNQVTAQIPEASELGYILMALSDIGNTDNEMIDKGSPYYQEVMSYFGRFKDHKAVKLINRDLKQDPAIFTHLRNGLYAYRFNDRNRMVLKTDYRIDLNPIDLRVYTGAIEDFMKDSKFRSFYKQHEAFYNDIIKQESAQLTMNAVSANMTKRYRTPFNSYQVIMSPLMKGYNSSVELDGRGFRECLIFAQTANQVMLYSANQAVVQNAYND, from the coding sequence ATGAATATACGATACAAAGCTTTTGCGTTAGGCACCGCATTTTTAGGTGCAGTTACGATGATGAGTGTGGGGTGCCGCAGCTATAGCGATGTTGCCGCCCATTACTCTAACAAACACATCAAGGAGAACAATAATCAAGTAACGGCTCAGATACCCGAAGCCAGCGAACTGGGTTATATTTTAATGGCCTTATCAGACATTGGTAACACCGATAACGAAATGATCGATAAAGGCTCGCCTTACTATCAGGAGGTGATGTCCTATTTTGGCCGTTTTAAAGATCATAAAGCGGTAAAGCTGATCAACCGCGACCTGAAACAGGATCCGGCGATCTTTACCCACCTGCGTAACGGACTTTACGCCTACCGTTTTAACGACCGTAACCGTATGGTGCTCAAGACCGACTACCGCATTGACCTGAACCCTATCGACCTGCGCGTGTACACCGGTGCCATTGAAGACTTTATGAAAGACAGCAAATTCCGCAGCTTTTATAAACAGCACGAGGCTTTCTACAACGACATCATCAAGCAAGAAAGCGCTCAACTGACCATGAACGCTGTATCTGCCAACATGACCAAACGCTACCGCACGCCTTTCAACAGCTACCAGGTGATCATGTCGCCGCTAATGAAGGGTTATAACAGCAGCGTAGAGCTCGACGGTCGTGGTTTCAGAGAATGCCTGATCTTTGCGCAAACGGCTAATCAAGTGATGTTATATTCGGCTAATCAAGCCGTTGTACAAAATGCTTACAACGATTAA
- a CDS encoding DUF4932 domain-containing protein, producing the protein MMTSRSFCGIAALFSCIYVTTMVSSCKTQDVSSHYTSNYIKSNQGSLNAEVPEAFELGYTILALTNMAQKDTTLIDKSTPYYKEVMARFGKFKDHRAVKVLDQTLSKHPEMFNNFRNGLYAFKMHDGRFVVKENYRIDVNRFGFTRFEHLFQDFYSDTHFDKFFAEHSSQYAGMVAKANSFINYDAAQKMFKDHKNYKLILSPLMKGHIGTMEISRGQYTELVIFPYMHAKGIAYTDPSQMIAKASE; encoded by the coding sequence ATGATGACATCCCGCTCTTTTTGCGGCATAGCCGCTTTGTTTTCATGCATCTACGTTACCACGATGGTAAGCAGTTGCAAAACTCAGGACGTATCCTCCCACTACACTTCTAATTACATCAAGAGTAACCAAGGTTCGTTGAACGCCGAGGTTCCGGAGGCATTTGAACTGGGCTATACCATACTGGCCTTGACCAACATGGCTCAAAAGGATACCACGCTGATCGACAAAAGCACACCATACTATAAAGAGGTGATGGCTCGTTTTGGCAAATTTAAAGACCACCGTGCCGTGAAAGTTCTGGACCAAACCCTGAGCAAACATCCGGAAATGTTCAATAACTTCAGGAATGGCCTTTACGCCTTCAAGATGCACGATGGCCGGTTCGTGGTAAAAGAGAACTACCGTATAGATGTGAACCGTTTTGGCTTCACCCGTTTCGAACATCTGTTCCAGGATTTTTATTCGGACACGCATTTCGATAAATTCTTTGCCGAGCATTCTTCGCAGTATGCAGGCATGGTGGCCAAAGCCAACTCGTTCATCAACTATGATGCGGCTCAAAAAATGTTTAAAGACCATAAGAACTACAAACTGATCCTATCGCCATTGATGAAAGGCCATATAGGCACCATGGAGATCAGCAGAGGCCAGTATACAGAACTGGTGATATTCCCGTACATGCATGCTAAAGGTATAGCTTACACCGATCCATCACAAATGATCGCTAAAGCATCAGAATGA
- a CDS encoding 5-(carboxyamino)imidazole ribonucleotide synthase has protein sequence MKAFYGDLRLGILGGGQLGRMLIQQAINYNVTVKVLDPDREAPCRKLCDEFVVGSLNDYETVYAFGKKVDLLTIEIEKVNVDALEQLEKEGVIVYPQPRVIRLIQDKGLQKQFFKENDIPTADFQIIASPKYLQNATIPFPYIQKLRRDGYDGKGVYKVVDESYLENAFTEPSLIERWVDFEKEIAVIVARNEKGDIETFPMVEMEFNPEANLVEFLIAPSTLSFEVQQEAANIAKKIAESLKIVGLLAVEMFLDKSGQILVNELAPRPHNSGHQTIEGNVVSQFEQHLRAIFNQPLGNTDCLNNAIMINVLGEAGYEGPAVYQGIEKVLKCPGVYVHLYGKALTKPFRKMGHVTIVNADREKAIETARYVQNTLKVVS, from the coding sequence ATGAAAGCATTTTATGGCGATCTGAGGCTTGGTATCTTAGGCGGCGGTCAGTTAGGACGCATGCTGATACAACAGGCCATCAATTACAATGTCACGGTCAAGGTGCTTGACCCCGACCGCGAGGCTCCTTGCCGCAAACTTTGCGACGAATTTGTGGTCGGCTCATTGAACGACTATGAGACCGTTTACGCCTTTGGCAAAAAGGTGGACCTGCTCACCATCGAGATCGAGAAGGTGAACGTAGATGCACTGGAGCAATTGGAAAAAGAAGGCGTGATAGTTTATCCGCAACCACGCGTGATCCGCCTCATCCAGGACAAAGGCCTGCAAAAGCAATTCTTCAAGGAGAACGACATTCCAACGGCCGACTTCCAGATCATTGCCTCGCCTAAGTATTTGCAAAATGCTACCATTCCTTTCCCATACATTCAAAAACTCCGTAGAGATGGATACGATGGCAAGGGCGTATACAAAGTGGTTGACGAAAGCTACCTGGAGAACGCTTTCACCGAGCCCAGCCTGATCGAGCGTTGGGTAGATTTTGAGAAAGAGATCGCTGTGATCGTAGCGCGTAATGAAAAAGGCGATATCGAGACCTTCCCTATGGTGGAAATGGAGTTCAATCCTGAAGCTAACCTGGTAGAGTTCCTGATCGCACCTTCAACATTATCGTTCGAGGTACAACAGGAAGCAGCCAATATAGCCAAAAAGATAGCCGAAAGCCTGAAGATTGTGGGATTGCTGGCAGTAGAAATGTTTTTGGATAAAAGTGGTCAGATACTGGTCAATGAGTTAGCTCCACGTCCGCATAATAGCGGCCACCAAACCATCGAAGGTAATGTGGTTTCACAATTTGAGCAGCATTTGCGTGCCATATTCAACCAACCGTTAGGTAATACTGATTGCCTGAATAATGCGATCATGATCAACGTTTTAGGCGAAGCCGGATATGAAGGACCGGCTGTTTACCAAGGCATTGAAAAAGTTTTAAAATGCCCGGGCGTGTACGTTCACCTTTACGGGAAAGCGCTGACCAAGCCATTCCGCAAAATGGGCCACGTGACCATTGTAAATGCTGACAGAGAAAAGGCGATAGAAACAGCGCGTTACGTGCAGAACACTTTAAAAGTGGTCAGTTGA
- the purE gene encoding 5-(carboxyamino)imidazole ribonucleotide mutase has translation MDQYKIGIIMGSKSDLPVMQDAADVLTELGVAYEITVVSAHRTPDRLFDYSKTAANRGLKVIIAGAGGAAHLPGMVASLTHLPVIGVPVKSSNSIDGWDSILSILQMPNGIPVATVALNAAKNAGLLGAQILSTADNALADRLIAYKQELADKVTDSATAMKGEGYPSGY, from the coding sequence ATGGATCAATATAAAATAGGCATAATCATGGGCAGCAAGTCGGACCTTCCGGTTATGCAGGATGCTGCCGATGTGCTGACAGAATTGGGTGTGGCCTACGAGATCACCGTGGTATCGGCCCACCGCACACCAGACCGCTTGTTCGATTACTCGAAGACCGCTGCGAACCGTGGCCTAAAGGTGATCATAGCAGGTGCGGGTGGTGCTGCTCATTTACCGGGCATGGTGGCTTCTTTGACCCACTTGCCGGTGATCGGTGTTCCCGTTAAGTCGAGCAATTCGATCGATGGTTGGGACTCCATCCTATCTATCTTGCAGATGCCTAACGGTATTCCTGTGGCAACAGTAGCGCTCAACGCAGCTAAAAACGCAGGATTACTTGGCGCTCAGATCCTTTCCACAGCTGACAATGCTTTAGCCGACCGACTGATCGCGTACAAACAAGAACTTGCCGACAAAGTGACCGATTCGGCCACAGCCATGAAAGGCGAAGGCTATCCATCGGGCTATTAG
- a CDS encoding YqgE/AlgH family protein: MLSTITPASGRLLISEPFMNDPNFKRAVILLAEHSEEGTLGYVLNQPSEYKLSDVLPDVAYSELPVYVGGPVANNTLHFIHRCPDKIEGGAEIWDGIYWGGSFEQVKELVNSYQLNESEIRFFAGYSGWTPGQLDEEITGDTWIVANKFDPDMVFSSDEHNLWREVVINLGQRYAHIANFPENPMLN; encoded by the coding sequence ATGTTAAGTACTATTACACCAGCCTCAGGACGCTTACTCATATCCGAACCTTTTATGAACGACCCTAACTTTAAGAGGGCGGTCATATTATTGGCCGAACATTCGGAAGAGGGCACGCTGGGCTATGTGCTTAACCAGCCAAGTGAGTATAAATTAAGTGATGTGTTGCCTGATGTAGCGTACTCAGAACTCCCCGTGTACGTAGGCGGACCGGTAGCCAATAACACGTTACACTTTATTCACCGGTGTCCGGACAAGATAGAGGGCGGCGCCGAGATATGGGACGGCATTTACTGGGGCGGAAGCTTTGAACAAGTAAAGGAGCTGGTGAACAGCTACCAGCTCAACGAGAGTGAGATAAGATTTTTTGCCGGTTACTCAGGCTGGACACCCGGTCAGTTAGATGAAGAGATAACCGGGGACACCTGGATAGTGGCCAACAAGTTCGACCCTGACATGGTGTTCAGCAGCGATGAGCATAACTTATGGCGCGAGGTGGTGATCAACTTAGGGCAGCGCTATGCCCACATCGCTAACTTTCCGGAGAACCCAATGTTGAATTGA
- the pdxH gene encoding pyridoxamine 5'-phosphate oxidase, with protein MDQKDIQNLRQDYRASTLLENATKADPIKQFEAWFNEAIAAQVLEPNAMTLATATPDGRPSARIVLLKGFDHNGFSFYTNYLSRKGKEIARNPQATLLFFWGELERQVRIEGTIEKLSKEASEEYFHSRPHGSQLGALASPQSQEIADRDILENKYAQLTAEYDGKEIPKPSFWGGYILKPQQIEFWQGRSSRLHDRILYKKADKKTWKKVRLAP; from the coding sequence ATGGATCAAAAAGATATACAGAACCTGAGGCAGGATTACCGGGCCAGCACTTTGTTGGAGAATGCCACCAAGGCCGACCCGATCAAACAATTCGAGGCTTGGTTCAATGAGGCCATTGCGGCCCAGGTGTTGGAGCCCAACGCCATGACGCTGGCCACCGCCACGCCCGATGGCCGCCCGTCGGCCCGTATCGTGCTCTTAAAAGGTTTCGATCATAATGGCTTCAGCTTTTACACCAATTACCTGAGTCGTAAGGGCAAGGAGATCGCGCGTAACCCGCAGGCTACCCTGCTCTTTTTTTGGGGTGAGTTAGAACGCCAGGTACGCATAGAAGGCACCATCGAGAAGCTGAGTAAAGAAGCATCTGAAGAATATTTTCACTCAAGGCCACATGGCAGCCAGTTAGGTGCGCTAGCCTCGCCACAAAGCCAGGAGATAGCCGACCGTGATATACTGGAGAACAAGTACGCCCAATTGACCGCCGAGTATGACGGCAAAGAGATCCCAAAACCGTCATTCTGGGGTGGCTATATACTCAAGCCTCAGCAGATCGAGTTTTGGCAGGGCCGTTCGAGCCGTTTGCATGACCGTATCCTATACAAAAAGGCCGATAAAAAGACCTGGAAAAAAGTACGCTTAGCACCATGA
- a CDS encoding NADH-quinone oxidoreductase subunit C, with amino-acid sequence MMLDDIKRLLTERFGADVITGEETGGLQPALLIAPERIADVCLELRDNPATYFDFLSCLSGVDYGVTANRFGVVYHLASIPYRTQLTLKISVEHGRDTEDLPSFPTVSNVYRTAEWHEREAYDLVGINFEGNPDLRRILLPDDWEGFPLRKDYKNAEYYKGIKID; translated from the coding sequence ATGATGCTCGACGATATTAAACGATTGCTTACCGAGCGCTTTGGCGCGGATGTGATCACCGGCGAAGAGACCGGCGGCTTGCAACCCGCCCTGCTGATCGCGCCTGAGCGTATCGCTGACGTTTGTTTGGAGTTGCGGGACAATCCCGCCACATACTTTGACTTTTTATCTTGCTTATCGGGCGTGGACTACGGCGTGACCGCCAACCGTTTTGGTGTGGTATATCATTTGGCATCCATACCTTACCGCACGCAACTGACGCTCAAGATCAGCGTTGAGCATGGTCGTGATACGGAAGACCTGCCCTCTTTTCCAACCGTGTCTAACGTTTACCGCACAGCCGAGTGGCACGAACGTGAAGCATATGACCTGGTAGGTATAAATTTTGAAGGCAACCCCGACCTGCGCCGCATCTTGTTGCCCGATGATTGGGAAGGCTTCCCACTAAGAAAGGATTACAAGAATGCAGAGTATTATAAAGGCATCAAGATAGATTGA
- a CDS encoding NADH-quinone oxidoreductase subunit D gives MNTALERYHQKIAAAATQDMVLNMGPQHPSTHGVLRLELITDGEIVKEVIPHMGYLHRCFEKHAESLTYQQTIPFTDRMDYLASMNNSHVWVMGVERMLGIDKDIPKRVEYIRVLVCELNRIASHLIAIGTYGIDIGAFTPFLWCFRDREHIMGMLEWASGSRMLYNYIWIGGLFFDLPVGFEERCREFIEYFRPKLAELNELLTDNQIFISRTANVGVLPLDVAINYGCSGPMLRGSGLKWDLRRVDNYSVYPELDFDVPAGTGEMGTKGDCWDRYKVRVDEIEQSVKIIEQCLDRLQKELRRTPDFDPRAKLPRRLAPKAQDYYMRGEGSKGELGFYFITDPTGKSEIPFRVKARGPSFNNLSVLPEISKGIMIADLIAIIGSIDFVLGELDR, from the coding sequence ATGAATACCGCCCTCGAAAGATATCATCAGAAAATAGCAGCCGCCGCAACGCAGGACATGGTGCTGAACATGGGTCCGCAACACCCATCTACGCACGGTGTGTTACGCCTCGAACTCATCACTGATGGCGAGATCGTAAAGGAGGTGATCCCGCACATGGGTTACCTGCACCGCTGTTTCGAGAAGCACGCCGAATCACTTACCTACCAGCAAACCATTCCTTTTACTGATCGCATGGACTATCTGGCCTCTATGAACAACAGCCATGTATGGGTTATGGGGGTCGAACGCATGCTGGGAATCGATAAGGATATTCCGAAACGTGTGGAATATATCCGGGTGCTGGTATGTGAGTTGAACCGTATCGCTTCGCACCTAATCGCCATCGGCACTTATGGTATTGATATTGGCGCGTTCACACCCTTTTTATGGTGTTTCAGGGACCGGGAGCATATTATGGGTATGTTAGAGTGGGCATCGGGCTCACGCATGCTGTATAACTATATTTGGATCGGTGGTTTGTTCTTTGACCTGCCGGTAGGCTTTGAAGAACGCTGCCGCGAGTTTATCGAATACTTTCGGCCCAAACTGGCCGAGCTCAATGAGCTGTTGACCGATAACCAGATCTTCATCAGCCGTACGGCCAATGTGGGTGTGCTACCTTTAGATGTCGCCATTAACTACGGTTGCTCGGGGCCTATGCTACGCGGTTCGGGATTGAAGTGGGACCTGCGCCGGGTGGATAACTATTCGGTGTATCCTGAGCTTGATTTTGACGTTCCAGCAGGCACAGGGGAAATGGGTACCAAAGGCGATTGCTGGGACCGATACAAGGTACGTGTAGATGAGATCGAGCAGTCGGTCAAGATCATTGAGCAGTGCCTTGACCGTTTGCAAAAGGAATTAAGACGTACACCTGATTTTGACCCTCGGGCCAAGCTCCCACGCCGCCTGGCACCAAAAGCTCAGGACTATTACATGCGTGGCGAAGGCTCCAAAGGTGAGTTAGGTTTCTACTTTATCACTGACCCTACCGGCAAGTCAGAGATACCTTTCCGTGTTAAAGCCCGCGGACCAAGCTTCAATAATCTGTCCGTACTTCCCGAAATATCAAAAGGCATCATGATCGCCGACCTGATCGCCATCATTGGCTCGATCGATTTTGTGTTAGGTGAACTTGATCGTTAG
- a CDS encoding S1 family peptidase, translating to MSDTQLTELIERYLNGQLTEEERERFEALRQENQAIESRVTEHARFVGLLKQYGQRVQLEERLNAIHNEIDVHALADELTVHPNWVVRMWRNHHSKISVAASIAVFAILATLYISGSFNKTTSNVLELRAEMANIKRTAESAVRNNKAILNNINKSKRIVAKSQFQGSGFALSSDGYIATNYHVIKGADSVYVQNSAGDAYHAKLVYSEPAYDIAILKIDDNSFSGLGKIPYTFRKQRSDVGEDVYTAGYPSDSVVLGRGYVSSASGHMGDTVRYQVTLPLNPGNSGGPLLDKKGNVIGIISSKETQTEGAAYAVKSRYLYRVARRISKDSTDNKIVLNEKGGMSGLDQAQQFKKLQNFVFMVKVYN from the coding sequence ATGAGTGATACACAACTGACAGAATTGATCGAACGCTACCTTAACGGCCAACTGACCGAAGAGGAGAGGGAGCGTTTTGAGGCTTTAAGGCAGGAGAACCAGGCGATCGAAAGCCGGGTGACCGAGCATGCACGTTTTGTTGGCCTGCTCAAACAATACGGCCAGCGCGTACAACTTGAGGAGCGCCTGAACGCTATTCACAATGAGATCGATGTACATGCACTTGCCGACGAACTGACCGTTCATCCGAACTGGGTGGTGCGTATGTGGCGTAACCATCATTCTAAAATATCGGTGGCCGCTTCGATCGCGGTGTTCGCCATATTGGCAACACTTTATATCTCAGGATCGTTTAACAAGACAACCTCTAATGTATTGGAGTTGCGTGCCGAGATGGCCAACATCAAACGTACCGCCGAGAGCGCTGTACGTAACAACAAGGCCATTCTGAATAACATCAACAAAAGCAAACGCATCGTGGCCAAGAGCCAGTTCCAGGGTTCTGGATTTGCGTTGTCGTCTGACGGCTACATCGCTACCAATTACCACGTGATCAAAGGCGCCGATTCGGTTTATGTACAGAATTCTGCCGGCGATGCCTACCACGCTAAGTTGGTTTACAGCGAGCCTGCCTATGATATCGCCATCTTGAAAATCGATGATAATTCTTTCAGTGGTTTAGGTAAGATCCCTTACACCTTTCGCAAGCAACGTAGCGACGTGGGTGAGGATGTGTATACCGCTGGTTACCCATCAGATTCGGTGGTGTTAGGTCGTGGTTACGTAAGTTCGGCAAGTGGACACATGGGCGATACCGTGCGTTACCAGGTGACCTTGCCATTGAACCCAGGCAATAGTGGTGGACCATTGCTTGACAAGAAAGGTAACGTGATCGGTATCATCAGTAGTAAAGAGACGCAGACAGAAGGTGCCGCCTACGCCGTTAAATCACGCTATCTGTACCGGGTGGCTCGTCGTATCTCTAAAGACAGCACCGACAATAAGATCGTACTTAACGAAAAAGGAGGTATGTCTGGTTTGGATCAGGCCCAGCAATTTAAAAAGCTGCAGAACTTCGTGTTCATGGTGAAGGTATATAATTGA
- a CDS encoding RNA polymerase sigma factor — MSKAINTSAPTDSEVIFGILNDSESILKRLYVAYFPMVLQLIINNNGTADDAKDVYQEAIIVLYNKVKSGNFELSSKLKTFLYSVCRKLWLKRLNQMSRYGGDIKDFQDHLPVEEENDLHSERELEFSKMEGALKLLGEPCKTIIEDFYIHNLSMQDICERFGYTNADNAKTQKYKCLQRLKKLFFQQE, encoded by the coding sequence GTGAGTAAAGCGATAAATACTTCAGCCCCAACAGATAGCGAGGTGATCTTCGGGATCTTAAATGATTCGGAGAGCATACTTAAACGGCTATATGTGGCTTACTTCCCGATGGTGTTACAGCTGATCATCAATAACAACGGTACAGCTGACGATGCTAAGGATGTATACCAGGAGGCTATCATAGTTCTTTATAATAAGGTCAAAAGCGGGAATTTTGAGTTGAGCAGCAAACTGAAGACATTTTTGTATTCGGTGTGTCGCAAGCTTTGGCTCAAACGGCTGAACCAGATGAGCCGCTACGGTGGCGATATCAAGGATTTTCAAGATCATTTGCCGGTAGAGGAGGAGAATGACCTGCACAGTGAACGGGAGTTGGAGTTCAGTAAAATGGAAGGAGCGCTAAAATTACTTGGTGAGCCGTGTAAGACCATCATCGAGGATTTCTACATCCATAATCTTAGCATGCAGGACATTTGTGAACGCTTTGGTTACACGAACGCCGATAACGCCAAGACCCAAAAGTATAAATGCCTGCAAAGGCTTAAAAAGCTGTTCTTTCAGCAAGAATAA
- a CDS encoding PA2169 family four-helix-bundle protein encodes MENTEKTVEILNDLIKIHNDRIAGYEKATTEVEDPELKELFTKFIGDSHKCKLALGTEIQTYAKDIENTTSSSGDIHRTWISVKTFFTGHDKKSVLEECEFGEDATQKAYRSATEGDHLPAYLIDMLTEQDVILKAAHDKVKALRDAERASVS; translated from the coding sequence ATGGAAAATACCGAAAAAACAGTGGAGATCTTGAACGATCTGATCAAGATCCACAACGACCGCATAGCCGGATACGAAAAAGCGACCACCGAGGTTGAGGATCCTGAATTGAAAGAGCTGTTCACCAAATTTATTGGCGATAGCCACAAATGCAAATTAGCATTGGGAACCGAGATCCAAACGTATGCTAAGGATATCGAGAACACCACTTCATCAAGCGGCGACATTCACCGTACCTGGATCAGCGTGAAGACCTTCTTTACCGGTCACGATAAAAAAAGCGTGCTGGAAGAGTGCGAGTTCGGTGAGGACGCCACTCAAAAAGCTTATCGCTCAGCTACGGAAGGCGACCATTTACCAGCCTACCTGATCGATATGCTGACCGAGCAGGACGTGATCCTGAAAGCTGCTCACGATAAGGTGAAAGCTCTGCGTGATGCGGAGCGCGCTTCGGTATCCTAA
- a CDS encoding phosphatidate cytidylyltransferase, with protein MKKLNVLVLLALVMSLSSCDVITGIFKAGAVVGVIAVVVVIAVIIWIISLFRGRGNNG; from the coding sequence ATGAAAAAATTGAACGTATTAGTGCTGCTCGCCCTGGTAATGAGCTTGAGCAGCTGCGATGTTATAACAGGCATATTCAAAGCCGGTGCAGTAGTGGGTGTGATCGCGGTGGTGGTAGTGATCGCAGTGATCATCTGGATCATATCATTGTTTAGAGGAAGAGGCAACAACGGCTAA